The following nucleotide sequence is from Herpetosiphonaceae bacterium.
GTCGCGCCGCCCGGCCTGCTGTTGAGCGTCGCCAGCACGATCGGCAGGAACTCGCGCACAAAGCCGCGCGTCCCGCCCGGCGGCAAGAACGCATCGTAGGCCAGCCCGCCGATCATCACGCGCGCTCCCCGGTCCTCGCCATGCACCACATTCGCGACATCGGCCAGCATATGCGCGTACTCCGCGCCGCGCTTGCCCCAGTAGCCCTTGATGCCGGGATCGTCCTGATAGTAATTGACATAAAAATCCGGCTCGGCATAGAACGACCAATCATGCACGCAGAGCCCTCCGGGCGCGTCGTCGCTGCCGTCGCAATCGTAGCGCCGGATCATCGCCCGCACGAAGTTAAGCCGCTTATCGGGCTGCGTCGCGCTGCGATCCGGCGTCCAGGCCCAGGCGGGATCGCCGGTGAAGAGCGCGAAAACGCTCATGCCCGCATCCTGCGCGTTGCGGACCTTGGTATCGAAGCTGGACCAGTCGCGCACGCCTTCGGCAGGCTCGATCGTGCCCCAGTCGATCACGGTCGTGACTCGTCTGGCACCGGCGGCCCGCATTTGCGCCAGGCCATTGGCCTGATCGACGTTGCCGTACATCACGATGCCAAAGGGATTGACGTAAGTCGGATCGTAGAGGTTGATCGTGAGCGGCAGGTGGATCTTGTGGGTCAGGCTAGCTGCTGTAGCCTGCGGACGGGTGGCCTGGTCCTGAGGCTGCGGGGTAGTCCGGGGGTGGAGCGCGCCGGGCAGCGCGCTCAACAGAAGCTGCGTGATGATCAGCGCAGCGAGCAAGCGAATCGGTTGTACCATCTCTCTCTCTTTCCGGGTGTTGGTTGGCTATTGCCCTTTCATACGCAGCACGACGCCGATCGTGCGCAGCATAATCAATGCGTCCAGCCAGGGCGCCTGGTGTTTGATGTAGTACAGATCGTACTGGAGCTTGATCAGCGCATCCTCGACGGTGCTGCCGTAGCCGTAGTTGACCTGCGCCCAGCCGGTCAGTCCCGGCTTGGTGGCGAGGCGGATGCGGTAGAATGGGATCTGCTGCTGGAGCTGCTTGATGAACTGCGGTCGCTCAGGCCGTGGCCCCACCAGGCTCATCTCGCCGCGCAGCACATTGATCACCTGTGGCAGCTCATCCAGCCGCGTTTTGCGCAGGAATCGCCCGACGCGCGTAATGCGCAGATCGTCTTTCACGGCCCACTGCGCCTGACCGTTGCCCTCGGCATTCTGGATCATCGAGCGGAACTTGCGTACCTGAAAGCTCCGCCCGTGCAGCCCCGCGCGCTCCTGCAAGTAAAAGATTGGGCCGGGCGAGTCGAGGAGAATAGCGACGGCGATCAGCGGGCACAGCACGACAAAGACGATCCCGCCTGCCAGCCCGAACAGAATATCACTCAGGCGCTTGATGATCGATAGGACGTTGCTGGCCGCGTGCTGCTGAAGCGGTAGCGCGGTGTACCACTGGCTGCCGATATGCTCGACCGCGATCTTCCCCGTCAGATGCTCGTAGAGCAGCGGCATCGGGATGATCGCAATGCCCTGCTCGTAGCAATCCATGATCGCCTGCAACATGCTGCCGCGCACATCCGAGCTGATCGCGATAATGATCTCGTCGACGCGATACTGCCTGGTAAGCTGCGGCAGCCGCTCGTGACAGCCCACAACCGGCGTGCCGTCGACGAGCGTAAACTGCTTCTCAGGGTCGTCGTCGATAAAGCCCAGGACCTGATAGTGCGCGTCGTGCTCCCGCATCACTTCGTGCATGATCGTACCGGCTTTGCCAGCGCCCAGGATCAGCACGCGCCGCCGTGCCAGCGGCCCG
It contains:
- a CDS encoding sugar transferase → RLLLVTGDLLLIITSIVGALLLWSTWAERIVNWALWREQALWALFIFTGWTLWLTFSNMYNLRLAITVAGSVSRIISGGVTIALAYLMLFFITSPAPIIGNPPSMFPPLTPGGLLPRLAPAIAIVGSTLLLLAWRVVYALALSGPLARRRVLILGAGKAGTIMHEVMREHDAHYQVLGFIDDDPEKQFTLVDGTPVVGCHERLPQLTRQYRVDEIIIAISSDVRGSMLQAIMDCYEQGIAIIPMPLLYEHLTGKIAVEHIGSQWYTALPLQQHAASNVLSIIKRLSDILFGLAGGIVFVVLCPLIAVAILLDSPGPIFYLQERAGLHGRSFQVRKFRSMIQNAEGNGQAQWAVKDDLRITRVGRFLRKTRLDELPQVINVLRGEMSLVGPRPERPQFIKQLQQQIPFYRIRLATKPGLTGWAQVNYGYGSTVEDALIKLQYDLYYIKHQAPWLDALIMLRTIGVVLRMKGQ